One region of Rhodanobacteraceae bacterium genomic DNA includes:
- the secG gene encoding preprotein translocase subunit SecG: MKIAFIVLYLVVTIAMIAFIMLQRGSGAAAGSGFGSGASGTVFGARGSANFLSKATKWLAVAFFLLALGMGVYEARVGITKDPQADLGVMGQLPDATTPPPVSEVPAIGNDGAAPAAATEVPTAPAAATEAPGEVPAAAENSSQTSETAVENASKEDEKPQ, translated from the coding sequence ATGAAAATCGCCTTTATTGTGTTGTATCTGGTGGTCACGATCGCGATGATCGCCTTCATCATGCTCCAGCGTGGTTCCGGTGCAGCGGCCGGTTCCGGCTTCGGTTCGGGCGCATCAGGCACCGTCTTCGGCGCACGCGGCTCAGCCAACTTCCTGTCCAAGGCCACCAAGTGGCTGGCCGTGGCCTTCTTCCTTCTCGCACTCGGCATGGGCGTCTACGAAGCCCGGGTCGGCATCACCAAGGACCCGCAGGCTGACCTCGGCGTCATGGGTCAGCTGCCGGATGCGACCACGCCGCCTCCAGTGAGCGAAGTGCCGGCGATCGGCAACGATGGCGCAGCCCCGGCCGCGGCAACGGAAGTCCCGACCGCACCCGCAGCCGCGACGGAAGCGCCTGGCGAAGTGCCGGCCGCGGCAGAGAACAGCTCGCAAACAAGCGAAACCGCGGTAGAAAACGCAAGCAAGGAAGACGAAAAACCGCAATAA
- a CDS encoding NADH-quinone oxidoreductase subunit A — protein sequence MDLQQYLPIALFLGVASVIGIALLTLGSILGPRRPDSEKLSPYECGFEAFEDARMKFDVRYYLVAILFIIFDLEIAFLFPWATVLEELGWPAIASMSIFLGLLVVGFIYEWKKGALEWE from the coding sequence ATGGATCTGCAGCAGTACCTCCCCATTGCCCTGTTTCTGGGCGTGGCTTCTGTCATCGGCATCGCGCTGCTGACTCTGGGATCGATACTCGGTCCGCGTCGTCCCGATAGTGAAAAGCTCTCGCCTTATGAGTGCGGCTTCGAGGCATTCGAAGACGCGCGCATGAAGTTCGACGTGCGCTACTACCTGGTGGCGATCCTCTTCATCATCTTCGACCTGGAAATCGCCTTCCTGTTTCCCTGGGCCACGGTGCTTGAGGAACTGGGCTGGCCGGCCATTGCCTCGATGAGCATATTCCTCGGTCTGCTGGTCGTCGGTTTCATCTACGAATGGAAGAAGGGAGCTCTCGAATGGGAGTAG
- a CDS encoding NADH-quinone oxidoreductase subunit B, producing MGVVSDIFHNPTPVGTVDDILRPEADNPLIQRGFAVTSADLLINWARTGSMWPMTFGLACCAVEMMHAGAARLDLDRFGVVFRPSPRQSDVMIVAGTLVNKMAPALRKVYDQMPDPKWVISMGSCANGGGYYHYSYSVVRGCDRVVPVDIYVPGCPPTAEALVYAILQLQAKIRRTNTIAR from the coding sequence ATGGGAGTAGTCAGCGACATTTTCCACAACCCAACGCCGGTCGGGACGGTGGATGACATCCTTCGCCCGGAAGCTGACAACCCGCTGATTCAGCGCGGGTTTGCGGTGACTTCAGCAGACCTGCTGATCAATTGGGCGCGCACCGGATCGATGTGGCCGATGACCTTCGGCCTGGCCTGCTGCGCCGTGGAAATGATGCACGCCGGCGCGGCGCGCCTCGACCTGGATCGCTTCGGCGTGGTGTTCCGCCCGAGCCCGCGGCAGTCCGACGTCATGATCGTGGCCGGCACGCTGGTCAACAAGATGGCGCCGGCGCTGCGCAAGGTCTACGACCAGATGCCCGATCCCAAATGGGTCATCTCCATGGGTTCCTGCGCCAACGGCGGCGGCTACTACCATTACTCCTATTCGGTGGTGCGCGGTTGCGATCGCGTGGTACCGGTCGATATCTACGTCCCAGGCTGCCCGCCCACGGCGGAAGCACTGGTCTACGCAATCTTGCAGCTTCAGGCCAAGATTCGTCGCACCAACACCATCGCACGCTAA
- a CDS encoding NADH-quinone oxidoreductase subunit D: MSRSATTRTRAVWCTSRYRSSPESVCLVWCARIHAICRHRTKLHRRQTEAMAEIRNYTMNFGPQHPAAHGVLRLVLELDGESVVRADPHVGLLHRGTEKLAESKPYNQSIGYMDRLDYMSMMCNEHAYVRAIERLLGIEPPLRAEYIRTLFDEVTRLLNHLLWLGSNALDLGAMTVFLYAFREREELMDCYEAVSGARMHAGYYRPGGVYRDLPERMPQYKESAWTKGADLKRRNEWRQGTMLDYFDAFCVDFLKRIDEYETLLTDNRIWKQRTVNIGVIPPEMALRMGMSGPMLRGSGIAWDLRKKQPYAAYDRVDFDVPVGVNGDCYDRYVIRVEEMRQSTRIMQQCVKWLRENPGDVMVRNYKVAPPSRVEMKDDMEALIHHFKLFTEGYSVPAGEVYCAVEAPKGEFGAYIIADGANKPFRVKLRAPGFVHLSSMDEIVRGHMLPDVVAVIGTMDIVFGEIDR; encoded by the coding sequence ATGTCGAGGTCCGCTACGACCCGGACAAGGGCCGTGTGGTGTACGAGCCGGTATCGATCGAGCCCAGAGTCGGTGTGCCTCGTGTGGTGCGCGAGGATTCACGCTATCTGCAGGCACAGAACGAAGCTGCACAGAAGGCAAACTGAAGCCATGGCCGAGATTCGCAACTACACCATGAACTTCGGGCCGCAGCATCCGGCCGCGCACGGCGTGCTGCGCCTGGTGCTGGAACTCGACGGCGAGAGCGTTGTCCGCGCCGATCCGCATGTGGGACTGCTCCATCGCGGCACCGAGAAGCTGGCCGAGTCCAAACCCTACAACCAGTCGATCGGCTACATGGATCGGCTCGATTACATGTCGATGATGTGCAACGAGCATGCCTATGTGCGTGCCATCGAGCGCCTGCTCGGCATCGAGCCTCCCTTGCGCGCCGAGTACATCCGCACCCTGTTCGACGAGGTCACGCGTCTGCTCAACCACCTGCTGTGGCTGGGCTCGAACGCTCTCGATCTTGGTGCCATGACGGTGTTCCTGTACGCCTTCCGCGAGCGTGAGGAACTGATGGATTGCTACGAGGCGGTCTCTGGTGCCCGCATGCATGCGGGTTACTACCGCCCGGGTGGCGTTTACCGCGATCTCCCCGAGCGCATGCCCCAGTACAAGGAAAGCGCCTGGACCAAGGGTGCCGACCTCAAGCGTCGCAATGAATGGCGCCAGGGCACCATGCTCGATTACTTCGATGCCTTCTGTGTCGACTTCCTCAAGCGCATCGACGAGTACGAAACCCTGCTCACCGACAACCGCATCTGGAAGCAGCGCACCGTCAACATCGGCGTGATCCCGCCGGAAATGGCGCTGCGCATGGGCATGAGCGGGCCGATGCTGCGCGGCTCGGGCATCGCCTGGGATCTGCGCAAGAAGCAGCCCTACGCCGCCTATGATCGAGTCGATTTCGACGTGCCGGTCGGCGTCAACGGTGACTGCTATGACCGTTACGTCATCCGCGTGGAAGAGATGCGCCAGTCCACCCGGATCATGCAGCAGTGCGTGAAATGGCTGCGGGAGAATCCCGGCGATGTCATGGTGCGCAATTACAAGGTGGCCCCGCCTTCGCGCGTCGAGATGAAAGACGACATGGAAGCGCTGATCCACCACTTCAAGCTGTTCACGGAAGGTTATTCGGTGCCCGCCGGCGAAGTCTATTGCGCCGTTGAAGCCCCGAAAGGCGAATTCGGCGCCTACATCATTGCCGATGGCGCCAACAAACCCTTCAGGGTCAAGTTGCGTGCGCCCGGTTTCGTGCATCTTTCGTCCATGGACGAAATCGTGCGTGGACACATGTTGCCCGACGTGGTTGCCGTGATCGGCACCATGGATATCGTTTTTGGAGAGATCGACCGATGA
- a CDS encoding NAD(P)H-dependent oxidoreductase subunit E yields the protein MKARHLQAVPRAVDPTEVLSEDSRSQLDLWLAKYPADRRRSAVLAGLRIAQKQNQGHLNDDLIAAVAAYLGIPTTQAYEVATFYSLFHVGPCGRHKVSICTNISCWLNGADELVSHVEKKLGISTGESTPDGRIHLIEEEECLAACVRAPMMWVDGEFHEHLTPEKVDLILDALK from the coding sequence ATGAAGGCCCGCCATCTGCAAGCGGTACCGCGGGCGGTAGACCCGACCGAAGTGCTCAGCGAGGACAGCCGCTCCCAGCTTGATCTGTGGCTGGCCAAGTACCCGGCTGACCGCCGTCGCAGCGCGGTGCTGGCCGGATTGCGCATCGCCCAGAAACAGAACCAGGGCCACCTCAACGACGATCTGATTGCCGCCGTGGCCGCGTACCTCGGCATTCCGACCACCCAGGCCTATGAAGTCGCGACCTTCTATTCGCTGTTCCACGTCGGCCCGTGCGGACGCCACAAGGTCTCGATCTGCACCAATATCTCGTGCTGGCTGAACGGCGCTGACGAACTGGTAAGCCACGTCGAGAAGAAGCTCGGAATCAGCACCGGCGAAAGCACGCCCGATGGCCGGATCCACCTCATCGAAGAAGAAGAATGTCTGGCCGCCTGCGTGCGCGCACCGATGATGTGGGTGGACGGCGAGTTTCATGAACACCTGACCCCCGAGAAAGTCGATCTCATTCTGGATGCCTTGAAGTGA
- the nuoF gene encoding NADH-quinone oxidoreductase subunit NuoF has product MEPMNPLGLVPQAHNVCFTTLHFDQPWSYDAYLKSGGYQALRKILTEGWTREQVIDTVKASALRGRGGAGFPTGLKWSFMPRNAPGTKYILCNSDESEPGTCHDRDILRYNPHAVIEGMIIGGWAMGATAGYNYMRGEFQNEPFERFDAAVREAYEHGWLGKNILGSGFDYDLYASLGAGAYICGEETALMESLEGKKGQPRFKPPFPANFGLYGKPTTINNTETFASVPAIIRNGADWFLGIGKPNNGGPKIFSVSGHVQKPGNYEVPLGTPFRDLLEMAGGLRPGRTLKGVIPGGSSMPVLPASVMMDITMDFDSLQKAGSGLGSGAVIVMDDSTCMVKALTRIARFYYHESCGQCTPCREGTGWMYRVLKRISEGHGTIEDLHLLKSAAGQIEGHTICAFGEAAAWPVQGMLKQFWPEFEYYVTHKRSIVDDGMRNAA; this is encoded by the coding sequence ATGGAGCCGATGAATCCACTAGGCCTCGTGCCGCAGGCCCACAACGTCTGTTTCACGACGCTGCATTTCGATCAGCCCTGGAGCTACGACGCCTATCTGAAATCCGGTGGCTATCAAGCGCTGCGCAAGATCCTGACCGAAGGCTGGACCCGCGAACAGGTCATCGACACGGTCAAGGCTTCGGCCCTGCGCGGCCGCGGCGGCGCCGGCTTCCCGACCGGTCTGAAATGGAGCTTCATGCCGCGCAATGCGCCCGGCACCAAATACATCCTGTGCAACTCGGACGAATCCGAACCCGGCACCTGCCATGACCGCGACATCCTGCGCTACAACCCGCATGCGGTGATCGAAGGCATGATCATCGGGGGCTGGGCCATGGGTGCCACGGCTGGCTACAACTACATGCGCGGCGAGTTCCAGAACGAGCCCTTCGAGCGCTTCGACGCCGCCGTTCGCGAAGCCTACGAACATGGCTGGCTGGGCAAGAACATCCTGGGCAGCGGCTTCGATTACGATCTGTACGCCTCGCTGGGCGCTGGTGCCTACATCTGTGGAGAAGAAACGGCGCTGATGGAATCGCTGGAAGGCAAGAAGGGTCAGCCTCGATTCAAGCCGCCCTTCCCCGCCAACTTCGGTCTGTATGGCAAGCCGACCACGATCAACAACACCGAGACCTTTGCCTCGGTGCCGGCGATCATCCGCAACGGCGCCGACTGGTTCCTGGGCATCGGCAAGCCGAACAATGGCGGCCCCAAGATCTTTTCGGTATCAGGCCATGTACAGAAGCCCGGCAACTATGAAGTGCCGCTGGGTACGCCCTTCCGCGACTTGCTGGAAATGGCCGGCGGATTGCGACCGGGCCGCACGCTGAAGGGCGTGATTCCCGGCGGCTCGTCTATGCCGGTGCTGCCCGCCTCGGTGATGATGGACATCACCATGGACTTCGACAGCCTGCAGAAAGCGGGCTCCGGCCTCGGATCGGGCGCGGTGATCGTCATGGACGACAGCACCTGCATGGTGAAGGCGCTCACGCGGATTGCGCGCTTCTACTATCACGAGTCCTGCGGCCAGTGCACGCCTTGTCGCGAAGGCACCGGCTGGATGTACCGTGTACTCAAGCGCATCAGCGAAGGACACGGCACCATCGAGGATCTGCACTTGCTCAAGAGTGCTGCCGGCCAGATCGAGGGCCACACCATCTGTGCCTTCGGCGAAGCCGCCGCCTGGCCGGTGCAGGGCATGCTCAAACAGTTCTGGCCTGAATTCGAGTATTACGTGACGCACAAGCGATCGATCGTTGACGACGGCATGAGGAATGCGGCATGA
- a CDS encoding NADH-quinone oxidoreductase subunit G — MSAVPTGQQAPDLVNIEIDGKPMQAPKGAMIIQAADKAGIQIPRFCYHEKLAIAANCRMCLVDVEKAPKPMPACATPVMEGMKVYTRSKRALDSQRNVMEFLLVNHPLDCPICDQGGECELQDVAMGYGRSVSRFSERKRVVPDENLGPLVATDMTRCIHCTRCVRFMDDIAGTTELGGMFRGEHTEIGTYIGRSLRSELSGNIIDLCPVGALTNKVFRFRARPWELIAREGIGYHDALGSNLYLHLRRGEVMRAVPRDNDAINENWLSDRDRYSHQGLQHADRLSTPRVKRDGVWVDVSWEEGIKAAAEGLAGAISRNGAEQLAALVSPGYSAEELYLAQALVRGLGSANIDHRLQQLDFSDDAARPAAPGFGAPMSGYSQLGALLLVGAHPRHEAPLLGHRIRHAWQRGAQIHAINPLAFDHHFGIDQHLVGDPAQQVADLAAVAQALAELRGLATGEELRDWASRSSHKDAATAIARSLSDRTDSRVLLGDQAVRHPAASLLRRFARYIAEHSSSSYDEMPSGANAMAAWRVGCVPHRGPGGSASAIGRSALDVVRAPRRIYLVYGAEPAEDFAQPASTVDALKSAEFVLAFSPFNSAALEASANVLLPIALPPETEGSYVNVDGSIQSISAAAKAPGQARAGWRVLRALGEAMKVSGFDAIDFAAVQAQVRPLLNEAPFEAGIAQLSPSPVAMGEGLIVQRYTPIYRVDGVVRRAAALQATVLAGDDSLALHPEDALALGVGQSSQVAIGGQRYACHASAEVPRGVCRVPSGYASTAALPATGQRIQIEQVSHG, encoded by the coding sequence ATGAGCGCGGTGCCTACCGGGCAACAGGCCCCTGATCTCGTCAACATCGAAATTGACGGCAAGCCGATGCAGGCACCCAAGGGGGCCATGATCATCCAGGCCGCCGACAAGGCCGGCATCCAGATTCCCCGCTTCTGCTACCACGAGAAGCTGGCGATCGCGGCCAATTGCCGCATGTGCCTGGTCGATGTCGAGAAAGCCCCCAAACCGATGCCGGCCTGCGCCACACCGGTCATGGAGGGCATGAAGGTCTATACCCGCAGCAAGCGGGCGCTGGACTCGCAGCGCAACGTCATGGAATTCCTGCTGGTCAACCATCCGCTGGACTGTCCGATCTGCGATCAAGGAGGCGAATGCGAGCTGCAGGACGTGGCCATGGGCTACGGCCGCTCGGTGTCGAGATTCAGTGAGCGCAAGCGTGTGGTCCCGGACGAAAATCTCGGCCCGCTGGTGGCCACTGACATGACCCGTTGCATCCATTGCACACGCTGCGTGCGCTTCATGGATGACATCGCCGGCACCACCGAACTCGGCGGCATGTTCCGCGGCGAACACACCGAGATCGGCACTTACATCGGCCGTTCGCTGCGCTCGGAGCTGTCCGGCAACATCATCGATCTGTGTCCGGTGGGCGCGCTGACCAACAAGGTCTTCCGCTTCCGCGCCCGACCGTGGGAGCTGATCGCGCGCGAGGGCATCGGTTATCACGATGCCCTGGGATCGAATCTCTACCTGCATCTGCGTCGTGGCGAAGTCATGCGCGCGGTGCCGCGCGACAATGACGCCATCAACGAGAACTGGCTGTCGGATCGTGACCGCTACAGCCACCAGGGCCTGCAGCACGCCGACCGCTTGAGCACCCCACGGGTCAAGCGCGACGGTGTCTGGGTGGATGTGTCCTGGGAGGAAGGCATCAAGGCCGCCGCCGAAGGCCTGGCCGGCGCGATCTCGCGCAACGGCGCCGAGCAGTTGGCAGCACTGGTCAGCCCCGGCTACAGCGCCGAAGAATTGTACCTGGCGCAGGCTCTGGTCCGCGGTCTGGGTTCGGCCAATATCGACCATCGCCTGCAGCAACTGGACTTCAGCGACGATGCCGCCAGACCGGCAGCGCCCGGATTCGGTGCACCGATGTCAGGCTACAGTCAGCTTGGAGCGCTGCTGCTGGTCGGTGCCCATCCGCGCCACGAAGCGCCCCTGCTCGGTCACCGCATCCGCCACGCCTGGCAGCGCGGTGCGCAGATTCACGCCATCAACCCACTCGCTTTTGATCACCATTTCGGCATCGACCAACATCTGGTTGGAGATCCGGCACAGCAAGTCGCCGATCTCGCCGCCGTGGCACAGGCTCTGGCCGAACTGCGCGGCCTCGCCACCGGCGAAGAACTTCGCGACTGGGCCTCGCGTTCCAGCCACAAGGACGCCGCGACTGCCATTGCCCGCAGCCTCAGCGACAGGACTGACAGCCGCGTGCTGCTGGGTGATCAGGCCGTGCGTCATCCAGCTGCCTCGTTGTTGCGCCGCTTTGCCCGATACATCGCCGAGCACAGCTCCAGCAGCTACGACGAAATGCCCTCAGGTGCCAACGCCATGGCCGCCTGGCGGGTGGGTTGCGTGCCTCATCGTGGTCCGGGCGGAAGCGCCTCGGCCATCGGCCGCTCGGCTCTGGACGTGGTGCGTGCGCCACGCCGGATCTATCTGGTCTACGGTGCCGAACCGGCTGAAGACTTCGCACAACCGGCATCCACGGTGGACGCGCTGAAGTCGGCCGAGTTCGTTCTGGCCTTCAGTCCGTTCAACAGCGCTGCGCTGGAAGCGAGCGCAAACGTGCTGCTGCCCATCGCCCTGCCACCGGAAACCGAGGGCAGCTATGTCAACGTCGATGGCAGCATTCAAAGCATCTCGGCTGCGGCCAAGGCGCCAGGCCAGGCACGCGCCGGCTGGCGAGTGCTGCGCGCGCTCGGCGAGGCCATGAAAGTCTCCGGATTCGACGCCATCGACTTTGCCGCCGTGCAAGCCCAGGTGCGACCGCTGCTGAATGAGGCTCCGTTCGAGGCCGGCATCGCCCAGCTGTCGCCGTCCCCGGTGGCCATGGGCGAAGGCCTGATTGTGCAGCGCTACACACCGATCTACCGGGTTGATGGCGTGGTTCGTCGCGCCGCAGCCTTGCAGGCCACGGTGCTGGCGGGCGACGACAGTCTGGCACTGCACCCGGAGGATGCACTGGCGCTGGGCGTGGGCCAGTCCAGCCAGGTCGCGATTGGCGGTCAGCGCTACGCCTGTCACGCCAGTGCCGAGGTGCCGCGAGGCGTCTGTCGTGTGCCGTCTGGCTACGCCTCCACCGCCGCGCTGCCCGCCACCGGGCAGCGCATTCAGATCGAGCAGGTGAGTCATGGATGA
- the nuoH gene encoding NADH-quinone oxidoreductase subunit NuoH, with amino-acid sequence MDDLLLVLWVLFKILLISVPLIIAVAFYTLAERKVIGFMQVRLGPTEIGPFALLQPFADTTKMLFKELVVPSNADRTLYILAPLLTLAPAFAAWAVVSFDEGVALSQIDAGLLYLLAMTSLGVYGVILAGWASNSKYAFLGAMRSAAQIVSYEIAMGFALVGVIVASGSLNIEKIVLAQQGNAGLFEWFWLPLLPLFIIYVISGVAETNRAPFDVAEGESEIVAGFHVEYSGAAFAVFFLAEYANMILISFLAAIMFLGGWLSPFQGWVGGPLGAPSFVWLFGKAFFFMFCYLWFRATFPRYRYDQIMRLGWKVFIPITIVWIVVIAILIVTKMVERGV; translated from the coding sequence ATGGATGATCTGCTGCTGGTACTTTGGGTTCTGTTCAAGATCCTGCTGATCAGCGTTCCGCTGATCATCGCGGTTGCCTTCTATACGCTGGCCGAACGCAAGGTCATTGGTTTCATGCAGGTGCGTCTCGGTCCGACCGAGATCGGACCCTTCGCGCTGCTGCAACCCTTTGCCGACACCACCAAGATGCTGTTCAAGGAACTGGTGGTCCCCAGCAATGCCGATCGCACGCTCTACATCCTGGCGCCACTGCTGACACTGGCACCCGCCTTTGCCGCCTGGGCCGTGGTTTCCTTTGACGAAGGCGTGGCACTGTCGCAGATTGACGCCGGTCTGCTGTATCTGCTGGCAATGACCTCGCTCGGCGTTTACGGCGTGATCCTGGCCGGCTGGGCTTCCAATTCCAAGTACGCCTTCCTCGGTGCCATGCGTTCGGCGGCCCAGATCGTGTCCTATGAGATCGCGATGGGCTTTGCCCTGGTCGGCGTGATCGTGGCCTCGGGCAGCCTCAACATCGAGAAGATCGTGCTCGCCCAGCAGGGCAACGCCGGACTGTTCGAATGGTTCTGGCTGCCATTGCTGCCGCTGTTCATCATCTACGTCATTTCCGGTGTCGCCGAAACCAATCGCGCGCCCTTCGACGTCGCCGAGGGTGAGTCGGAAATCGTGGCCGGATTCCACGTCGAATACTCGGGCGCGGCCTTTGCCGTGTTCTTCCTGGCCGAATACGCCAACATGATCCTGATCAGCTTCCTGGCGGCGATCATGTTCCTGGGCGGCTGGTTGTCGCCGTTCCAGGGTTGGGTCGGTGGTCCGCTGGGTGCTCCGAGCTTCGTCTGGCTGTTCGGCAAAGCCTTCTTCTTCATGTTCTGCTATCTGTGGTTCCGCGCCACCTTCCCGCGCTATCGCTATGACCAGATCATGCGTCTGGGCTGGAAGGTGTTCATTCCGATCACCATCGTCTGGATCGTGGTGATCGCCATCCTGATCGTGACCAAGATGGTCGAACGCGGCGTCTGA
- the nuoI gene encoding NADH-quinone oxidoreductase subunit NuoI: MGAITHYFKSLMLKELLVGLSLTGRYFFRSKYTLRYPEEKFPKSNRFRGLHALRRYPNGEERCIACKLCEAVCPALAITIDSEQRADGSRRTTRYDIDLFKCIFCGFCEESCPVDSIVETHILEYHFETRGENVVTKQQLLAIGDRFEKEIAEARALDAPYR, from the coding sequence ATGGGCGCAATTACGCACTATTTCAAAAGTCTGATGCTGAAGGAGCTGCTGGTCGGTCTGTCACTGACCGGTCGCTACTTCTTCCGCTCCAAGTACACGCTGCGGTACCCGGAAGAGAAGTTCCCGAAATCCAATCGTTTTCGTGGGCTGCATGCTTTGCGCCGTTATCCCAACGGTGAAGAGCGCTGCATTGCCTGCAAGCTGTGTGAGGCGGTGTGCCCGGCACTGGCGATCACCATTGATTCCGAGCAGCGCGCCGACGGCAGCCGCCGCACCACGCGTTACGACATCGATCTGTTCAAGTGCATCTTTTGCGGATTCTGTGAGGAGTCCTGCCCGGTCGACTCGATCGTCGAGACCCATATCCTCGAATACCACTTTGAAACCCGCGGCGAGAACGTCGTGACCAAGCAGCAGCTGCTCGCCATCGGTGATCGCTTCGAGAAAGAGATTGCCGAGGCGCGGGCGCTGGATGCTCCCTATCGCTGA
- a CDS encoding NADH-quinone oxidoreductase subunit J, whose protein sequence is MSIELILFFALSTLLVLAAGAVITVRNPVHAVMCLVLTFFTSAMLWILLRAEFLGITLILVYVGAVMVLFLFVVMMLDINITPLREGFTRYLPVGLLVAAIMAAQMIAVLGTRHFGLDQFAAPAAIVEGSNTEALGRLLYTDYVYPFEIAAIILLVAIVAAIALTHRRREGLKTQDPGQQGMVTKADRLRIVKMASESREGHGG, encoded by the coding sequence ATGAGCATCGAGCTGATCCTGTTTTTTGCGCTCTCCACCCTGCTGGTGCTGGCTGCCGGCGCGGTGATCACCGTGCGCAACCCGGTGCACGCGGTGATGTGCCTGGTGTTGACCTTCTTTACCAGCGCCATGCTGTGGATACTGCTGCGCGCGGAATTCCTGGGCATCACCCTGATACTGGTCTATGTCGGCGCCGTGATGGTGCTGTTCCTGTTCGTGGTGATGATGCTGGACATCAACATCACCCCGCTGCGCGAAGGCTTCACCCGCTATCTGCCGGTGGGCCTGCTGGTGGCCGCCATCATGGCCGCGCAGATGATCGCAGTACTGGGCACGCGCCACTTCGGCCTCGACCAGTTCGCGGCGCCGGCGGCCATCGTCGAAGGCAGCAATACCGAGGCCCTGGGACGCTTGCTGTACACCGACTACGTCTATCCATTTGAGATCGCTGCGATCATTTTGCTGGTGGCCATCGTTGCCGCGATCGCGCTGACGCATCGCCGTCGCGAAGGTCTGAAAACGCAGGATCCGGGCCAGCAAGGTATGGTCACCAAGGCCGACCGTCTGCGCATCGTCAAGATGGCCAGTGAGTCCAGGGAGGGACACGGCGGATGA
- the nuoK gene encoding NADH-quinone oxidoreductase subunit NuoK, with amino-acid sequence MIPLSYWLILAAILFCISVAGIFINRKNIIVLLMAIELMLLSVNMNFIAFSRYLDDMAGQVFVFFILTVAAAEAAIGLAILVVVFRNRRTINVGELDQMRG; translated from the coding sequence ATGATTCCATTATCTTACTGGCTGATCCTGGCGGCGATCCTGTTCTGCATCAGCGTCGCCGGCATCTTCATCAACCGCAAGAACATCATCGTGCTGCTGATGGCCATCGAGTTGATGCTGCTCAGCGTCAACATGAACTTCATTGCTTTCTCGCGCTATCTGGACGACATGGCAGGACAGGTCTTCGTGTTCTTCATCCTGACCGTGGCTGCAGCCGAGGCTGCCATCGGCCTGGCGATTCTGGTGGTGGTGTTCCGTAACCGGCGCACGATCAACGTCGGCGAACTTGATCAGATGCGGGGCTGA